The window CGTTTCCCAAGCCCGCAACTGCCCGCTCCAGACCGCCAGTGAAAGCAACGAACGGCAGCGGACTGCCCTCGAGATGCTCACCGCTGGGCGTCATCGCCGCAAGACGGCGCGCCGATCCATCCGCAAACCGCTCAGGCACGTGAAAATCGAGAGCTCGAACCGCCCGCGCATCGTCCACATCGCCAACGTGGCTCCAGCCGGAGGCCCGCACCCGATCGACCCGCTCGCCATCGATGGAAATGTCGACCAACGGTTCCGCGTCATCCATGATCCAGCCGGAAAATCGCAGGCCGCCAAGCCAGCGTACGGCGCCGGGAGACGACCGGGCCCGATCCGTGGCCTCCGGTCTGTCGAACAGAATTGGGGCTCCAATCGCTGTTCCGAGGTTGGCGATCCGCGCTTCGACAACAGCGCCGTCGCCCAGCGCGCTCTCCGCCAACGCGAAGGCAAAACCATAACAACCGTCTCCGATATTATCGGCAGCGAGCGTCTCGACGAAGTCGATTGCGCGCAAACATTTGACCGGGTGGCCATCAACGAGCAATTCGACAATGAACTTCCGGCTGGGATCGGCAGCATCACAGGCAAATCCGGAAAATGTTCGGTCGTGCGACCACTGCAGCGCGGTCCGCAGATCCTCATGCACGAGAGGTTTTCGCGGCTTGAGCGGGGCCGTCATGCGGATTGCGCCCCTTGCAACCAGGGCACCAGCTGTTCAACCACACCCGTTGTGATCAGTTGTTGCGAATCGAGCGGCAGGTCACCTGCGCGCACAGCACATTCCCCACGAGACCAGTCGATGTAAGCCACAGGCAGCGCTGCCGCCGTCGTGGCCGACACCACGGGATGCCCGAACAGCGGCCGCAGGAGACAGCAGAAAACACGTTCGAGCCGATGCCGTCGAAACACATCGGCGAACTCGTCCGCATCGATCGGACCGGTGACGAATGCGCCGGTCCGGAACAGCTCATGATCGTCCAGCGTGCTGCCAGCCACGATGATGTCGAGACCCGGCATCGCGCGCCGCAGGCCGGCGATCACGCCGTGCATGAACCGATGCTCCTGTGCGCCACCCCGGATCGGAACCAGACCGAGGCGTGCTGCGGGGGCATGCGAAGATGCGAGGTGAGGCATCGACACCGTGGCTGTATCCAGCCGCGTCACCGTCCGACGCAATGCAAGCGTTGACGCCACAGCAGCGGCCTGTGCGTCGGGGGCGAGCACGCGGTAGGCCCTGGCGACGACGTTGCGGAGAAAGAGCCGCTCCGGGGCGGCGTGATCGCGTTGCGCAGCCTCGCGTTTGCCGTTTGTTACAGTGGATGCGAGCCCGTCATGAGTCATGAAAAGATCGTAGGGAATTGCCAGTTCCAGAAGCAGATCAATGACATCACGCGGGATCGCGGCAAGATCGAGAAACTCGATCCTTGCAAGCTCCGCGCCTTGCAGAAACTGACGCATCCCCTCCATCTCGCTCGGAAGCCGAAACGCCAGCGATTGCGGAATGCCGTCGGCCGCGTCGCGCAACTCAGCGATGGCACCTTCCGGACCACGGCGGAGCTCCAGAATGAATACGGCCGGCAGCGCATCGGCCAGCAACTGCCCGGCACGTTCGCGCGCGACTTCGGCGGCGACGCCACCAGCGGAGACCAGCAACGTGCCATGGCGGTGAGCCGACGGGAGGCAAAGTTCAATGGCCCGACGTGCCGCTTTCAAGGGATCCGCGAGAACGAAATCCGCACATTCGGTCCGATAAGTCGGAAACCGTTGCTCGATGACCGCAAGATTGCGAACGACCAGCGACCGCTTCTGCGCGCGGAAAGACCGCGAACCGGCATGGCCGACATAGACCGAGGTCGCACAGACGTTGCGAAATCCGTGTTGCCGGGCGCGCAGGCAGAAATCGACGTCTTCCAGATATCCGCGGTGATAGCTTTCCGACAACGCACCCACGGCGTCGAGACACGCACGGGTAACGTAGAGGCAGAACCCGATCCCGTTGGGGATATCCACAATGCCGCCGGTATTCACCCGCGCCGCGATATCGTCGAGCTGCGCCACGGTGGCGGCATCGCCCGCGGCGTTCGATCGGTTGGGAACGGGAAAACTGGTGAACTCGCCATTGTTGGACAGTGGCGTCACCGTGCCGATATCGGGCGCGGACCTTGCCGCAGCCGACAACCGCTCGATAAAGCCTGCGGGAACGATGGTGTCGGCATTCAGCAGCACCACGTCGCCGGACAACACCGCATCCAAGCCGCGATTAATCGCGCCGACAAAGCCCAGATTTTGCGCGTTGGTCAGGATCGCCAGGTTCCGCCTGCCGTCCAGGCCATCGAGCAGGTCCCGGATGTGCGGGTCCGGGCTGGCATCGTTGACGACAACTGCCGTGTAACGCGCGCTGCCCTCGATTTGATCGAGAAGACTTTCAAGACAGGCCCTGGTGGCATGGTAGTCGGCGTAGACCGGAACGATCACCGTCACCTGGGGAACAACATCGACGGGTGCGCGGGTCGCCGGGCTCTTCTGCACACCTTGGCCGGCGGGATGCGTGGTCCGCAATGACACCAGGACATCGCGATCCCTGGTGACGGAGACAAACTGGGCGGCCTGCGCCGGCGGCCGCGGGAGATGAAAACCAACCGCGTTTCCGAGCTCAGCGGACAAAGGATGTCGTGGATCGGCATCCAGCCGTGTTTCGACGCGGTCCGTTTCGCCGGCAATGGCGATCCGGATCAGGCCGGCTCCCTGCCAGGCGGCCCACCCTTCGATGGAGCCCTCATGCACCCGCACACCAGAAAATGCCGTCTGCCCGGCCTTGCGCAACACCGCGATGGCCTGCCGGACAATGCGCATATCGTGCTCGACGCTAATCAGCGTTCGCGCCGCCGCGATCCGCTGCCTTGCCTTTCCCCAGTTCAGGAGTCTCCGATTGGCCGCGATATCGTCCGGCGCGATCTCCAGGGCCATCGCCAGATCAGCGACCGCCGCAGCCCGCTCTCCCATCCGATGCAGCGCCTCGGCACGCAGCACATAACAATGGGCATCCGGCAATGGCCTGATGCGGCAGCGACGATCGGACAGCCGGTAAGCCGCCTCCACGTCGCCGCTTTCCAGCGCCCTGGCGCACAGAACTTCGAGCACCTGATGGTGTGGCTCGCCGAAATGCTGGGGGACGTGCAATGTCACGGCAACCGAACCATCCCGATGGCGCTATCCCCCGGCCCGCTCGTCGACCGAGTCGGCGTACGACCGCAGTTG is drawn from Bradyrhizobium prioriisuperbiae and contains these coding sequences:
- a CDS encoding glycosyltransferase family 2 protein; the protein is MTLHVPQHFGEPHHQVLEVLCARALESGDVEAAYRLSDRRCRIRPLPDAHCYVLRAEALHRMGERAAAVADLAMALEIAPDDIAANRRLLNWGKARQRIAAARTLISVEHDMRIVRQAIAVLRKAGQTAFSGVRVHEGSIEGWAAWQGAGLIRIAIAGETDRVETRLDADPRHPLSAELGNAVGFHLPRPPAQAAQFVSVTRDRDVLVSLRTTHPAGQGVQKSPATRAPVDVVPQVTVIVPVYADYHATRACLESLLDQIEGSARYTAVVVNDASPDPHIRDLLDGLDGRRNLAILTNAQNLGFVGAINRGLDAVLSGDVVLLNADTIVPAGFIERLSAAARSAPDIGTVTPLSNNGEFTSFPVPNRSNAAGDAATVAQLDDIAARVNTGGIVDIPNGIGFCLYVTRACLDAVGALSESYHRGYLEDVDFCLRARQHGFRNVCATSVYVGHAGSRSFRAQKRSLVVRNLAVIEQRFPTYRTECADFVLADPLKAARRAIELCLPSAHRHGTLLVSAGGVAAEVARERAGQLLADALPAVFILELRRGPEGAIAELRDAADGIPQSLAFRLPSEMEGMRQFLQGAELARIEFLDLAAIPRDVIDLLLELAIPYDLFMTHDGLASTVTNGKREAAQRDHAAPERLFLRNVVARAYRVLAPDAQAAAVASTLALRRTVTRLDTATVSMPHLASSHAPAARLGLVPIRGGAQEHRFMHGVIAGLRRAMPGLDIIVAGSTLDDHELFRTGAFVTGPIDADEFADVFRRHRLERVFCCLLRPLFGHPVVSATTAAALPVAYIDWSRGECAVRAGDLPLDSQQLITTGVVEQLVPWLQGAQSA